Proteins co-encoded in one Arthrobacter alpinus genomic window:
- a CDS encoding response regulator transcription factor: MNNPRVAVIVEDDQDIRELISVILNQSGFEVHAASTGATGVEAVRVNNPAIVTLDLGLPDIDGFEVARQIRLFSDAYIIMLTGRADEMDTLLGLETGADDYLTKPFRPRELRARISAMMRRPRFAGESQPAVAAAAVDSASGPASGNSEVTPASQGMNSTSNGVTTSIPKAVNGLVLNSGDRTAEVDGTELELTRTEFDLLHALVDSGKQVRTKSDLVRRLRGEEYDVGSYISDADERTIEVHVANLRRKLGDNPREPRWIKTVRGVGYRLVH, from the coding sequence ATGAACAATCCTCGAGTGGCGGTCATCGTTGAAGACGACCAAGATATTCGGGAACTTATCAGCGTCATTCTCAACCAATCAGGATTTGAGGTTCACGCTGCCAGCACTGGTGCCACTGGTGTTGAAGCTGTACGGGTCAACAATCCTGCCATTGTGACCCTGGATCTGGGGTTGCCGGATATTGACGGCTTCGAAGTCGCGCGGCAAATCCGCTTGTTCAGCGATGCCTACATCATCATGCTCACGGGCCGGGCCGATGAAATGGACACCCTGCTGGGGTTGGAAACCGGCGCCGATGATTACCTCACCAAGCCCTTCCGGCCACGAGAGCTGAGGGCAAGGATCAGCGCAATGATGCGCCGGCCGAGGTTTGCCGGCGAAAGCCAGCCCGCTGTGGCAGCAGCCGCCGTCGACAGTGCCTCCGGGCCTGCGTCAGGCAATTCGGAAGTTACACCTGCCAGCCAGGGGATGAACTCAACGAGCAACGGTGTAACTACAAGCATCCCGAAAGCGGTGAATGGCCTGGTGTTGAACAGCGGGGACCGTACCGCGGAAGTGGACGGCACCGAATTGGAGCTGACTCGCACCGAGTTCGATCTTCTCCACGCCCTCGTGGACAGCGGTAAGCAGGTGCGCACCAAGTCTGACTTGGTGCGTCGACTCCGTGGTGAGGAGTACGACGTCGGCTCCTACATTAGCGATGCCGACGAACGAACCATTGAGGTTCACGTAGCGAATTTACGCCGGAAATTGGGCGATAATCCGCGAGAACCGCGCTGGATCAAGACCGTCCGGGGTGTGGGTTACAGACTGGTCCATTAG
- a CDS encoding sensor histidine kinase translates to MTETPANQLIGRLFYQRSQRVRVMLAQLPFFVTVSLAALMIGILYPELLSNSQLVVSLWLNGFLMLACLVVPWDKLHPASFLVIPYMDFFVVALFREGIQTLLSSAGMLALFPIFWICASGVAPKTAVVTSTLASLLIIWNPVFQSGQVSADAMIRPILFPFMMLAFAITVVVLTTSMEGQRNSLLDKDKLLRAALAESQHRELLLETVVDTVGIGVVVVDADGNDRLMNSAQVAIHTLGRPLDIADPEEKELLLFTPDRVSLAPEARPVRRAINGESFTNYQIWIGTGEQARALSTTARIMRHDDGKSEGAVIAFHDVTDMVNALSAKDDFVANVSHEFRTPLTAIQSYLELALETPDLHPPEVGQYLKIADRNAERLGGLVGDLLATSSITVERTPTNMNRIVADSIASATPGAAANSVAVDWQCEEPLLAMVDGVRISQVLDNLISNAVKYSPDGGTLTVRAWADGTDLRCRVSDTGLGMSSSEQAGVFQKFFRAGTAVERGIPGIGLGLMISKTIIDTHGGSLIMESQLGVGTTMSFVIPACVMDSSSAPQEFSPTGA, encoded by the coding sequence TTGACTGAAACACCTGCAAATCAGCTCATCGGCCGGCTCTTCTACCAGCGATCCCAGCGGGTACGGGTGATGTTGGCCCAGCTTCCATTCTTCGTGACTGTGTCATTGGCGGCACTGATGATCGGCATCCTCTATCCGGAGCTCCTGTCCAATTCACAACTGGTGGTCAGCTTATGGTTGAACGGCTTCTTGATGCTGGCCTGCCTGGTGGTCCCTTGGGACAAACTGCACCCGGCATCATTTCTCGTCATCCCCTACATGGATTTTTTTGTCGTTGCATTATTCCGTGAGGGCATCCAAACCCTTCTTTCTTCGGCCGGAATGCTGGCACTATTCCCCATATTTTGGATCTGCGCCTCTGGTGTGGCGCCCAAAACTGCCGTGGTCACCAGCACATTGGCGAGTTTGCTGATTATTTGGAATCCGGTATTCCAGTCGGGCCAGGTGAGCGCTGACGCCATGATCAGGCCGATCCTCTTTCCGTTCATGATGCTCGCCTTCGCGATTACCGTGGTGGTGCTAACCACCAGCATGGAAGGCCAACGCAATTCCTTGCTGGACAAGGATAAACTCCTCCGCGCAGCGCTTGCGGAAAGCCAACACCGGGAGTTGCTCCTTGAAACGGTCGTAGACACCGTAGGGATAGGCGTGGTGGTGGTGGACGCCGATGGCAATGACCGGCTGATGAATTCCGCCCAAGTAGCCATCCATACTTTGGGCCGCCCCCTTGACATCGCCGACCCCGAGGAGAAGGAACTCCTGCTCTTTACTCCGGATAGGGTGTCCTTGGCACCCGAAGCGCGCCCCGTGAGACGTGCCATCAATGGAGAATCATTCACCAACTACCAAATCTGGATTGGCACCGGCGAGCAAGCCCGGGCCCTATCCACGACCGCTCGCATCATGCGACACGACGATGGAAAAAGCGAAGGGGCCGTCATCGCCTTCCACGATGTCACCGACATGGTTAATGCCTTGTCCGCGAAGGACGACTTTGTGGCCAATGTTTCACATGAATTCCGAACACCCTTGACGGCAATCCAGTCGTACCTTGAATTGGCGCTTGAGACCCCGGATTTACATCCCCCGGAGGTGGGACAGTATCTGAAAATTGCAGACCGAAATGCCGAACGTCTCGGCGGGCTCGTGGGAGACCTTCTGGCCACGTCCTCAATTACAGTCGAGCGCACGCCCACCAATATGAACCGCATCGTGGCAGACAGCATCGCCTCCGCAACTCCGGGCGCGGCCGCCAACTCCGTGGCCGTCGATTGGCAGTGCGAGGAACCGCTACTGGCCATGGTCGACGGCGTCCGCATCAGCCAGGTGCTGGATAACCTGATCTCCAACGCCGTGAAGTACTCTCCTGATGGCGGAACACTCACTGTCCGTGCGTGGGCAGACGGGACCGATCTGCGCTGCCGCGTCAGTGACACCGGCCTTGGCATGAGCAGTTCCGAGCAAGCGGGCGTTTTCCAAAAGTTCTTCCGGGCGGGCACTGCCGTGGAACGCGGTATTCCAGGTATTGGCCTGGGCCTGATGATATCCAAGACCATTATTGATACGCACGGCGGATCCCTCATAATGGAGAGCCAGTTGGGTGTGGGAACCACCATGAGCTTCGTGATCCCCGCGTGCGTCATGGATTCCTCCTCGGCACCACAAGAGTTCTCACCCACGGGGGCGTGA
- a CDS encoding sensor histidine kinase produces the protein MTDIGAREQTGNNLFRLRGERKRVFLTQLPLSLIMAVAVLIAAAIYPQSFQQPLFVAALVMHVLLLLASFAVPWERLPPAAVLVIPYLDFIAVGLFRGGNQQFLTAVGLLIFFPVFWLASSGMAKRTSVAVSVVAALLIVWLPLVMSPDALTIEQLVRPLLFPIVVLAYATTVVAVTNTMNIQRKTLEAKDVQLRAALESSQQRERLLETVVDTVAVGLVVVDAEGHDMLMNATQRALHTYALPEDVSDPQEKELLVFAVDAISPVAAEERPVRRAIRGEEFTNYQVWLGAGDKARAVSTAARPMKDEQGRFDGAVIAFHDVTDMMAALEAKNDFVANVSHEFRTPLTSIRGYLDLVLEESAELPQDIHGYLDIASRNVDRLSSLVADLLTTDSVTLELTRTDVVQLVADSLASATPMAERNKVTLSSQVQAPLAAFIDSRRIGQVLDNLVSNAVKYSPDGGTVSVSVTAKGADLWCQVQDSGMGMNSDEQAQAFSKFFRARSAVQRSIPGIGLGLMISKTIVAKHGGTISLLSKKGAGTTVSFVLPGCLSPAARTPGRGPAGEAARQDAP, from the coding sequence ATGACGGACATCGGTGCGCGGGAGCAGACAGGCAATAATCTCTTCCGGCTGCGAGGTGAACGGAAACGGGTCTTCCTGACACAACTGCCGCTTTCCCTGATCATGGCGGTCGCCGTCCTGATTGCTGCCGCGATTTATCCGCAGTCCTTTCAGCAACCGTTGTTTGTGGCCGCCTTGGTGATGCACGTCTTGTTGCTGCTCGCATCCTTTGCCGTCCCTTGGGAACGGCTTCCGCCGGCTGCCGTCCTGGTCATCCCGTATCTGGATTTCATAGCCGTGGGGCTATTCCGCGGAGGCAATCAGCAATTCCTTACAGCTGTAGGGCTGTTAATCTTCTTTCCCGTTTTTTGGCTGGCTTCATCAGGAATGGCAAAACGAACGTCCGTCGCTGTCAGCGTGGTGGCTGCTTTGCTCATCGTGTGGCTGCCCCTGGTGATGTCCCCGGATGCTCTCACGATTGAGCAACTGGTGCGGCCGCTACTCTTTCCAATAGTGGTTCTGGCCTACGCCACCACGGTTGTCGCTGTCACCAACACCATGAACATCCAACGCAAGACGCTGGAAGCCAAGGACGTTCAGCTGCGGGCAGCGCTTGAGAGTAGCCAGCAGCGGGAAAGGCTCTTGGAAACAGTAGTTGATACTGTCGCCGTCGGATTGGTGGTGGTGGATGCAGAGGGTCATGACATGCTGATGAACGCTACACAGCGAGCCCTGCACACGTACGCCCTCCCCGAGGATGTTTCCGATCCCCAGGAAAAGGAGTTGTTGGTTTTCGCTGTAGATGCCATTAGCCCTGTGGCAGCCGAGGAACGCCCGGTGCGGCGCGCCATCAGGGGTGAGGAATTCACCAATTACCAAGTGTGGCTGGGAGCTGGGGACAAGGCCCGTGCAGTGTCCACCGCGGCACGCCCCATGAAGGATGAACAAGGGAGGTTCGACGGCGCCGTCATCGCTTTCCACGATGTGACGGACATGATGGCTGCCCTCGAGGCGAAAAACGACTTCGTCGCCAATGTCTCTCATGAATTCCGGACTCCCTTGACCTCAATCCGCGGCTACTTGGACCTGGTTCTGGAGGAGTCGGCGGAGCTGCCGCAGGATATCCACGGTTACCTCGACATTGCGTCACGTAATGTTGATCGCTTGAGTTCGCTTGTCGCGGACCTGCTGACTACCGATTCGGTGACACTTGAATTGACGCGGACCGACGTTGTGCAGCTCGTCGCGGACTCCCTGGCCTCGGCTACTCCTATGGCGGAACGCAACAAGGTCACCTTGAGCTCGCAGGTACAGGCACCTTTGGCGGCCTTCATCGATTCCCGACGGATAGGACAGGTGCTGGATAATCTGGTGTCCAATGCCGTTAAATACTCGCCCGACGGCGGAACCGTATCGGTGAGCGTAACGGCAAAAGGCGCGGATTTATGGTGCCAGGTTCAGGACTCAGGCATGGGAATGAATAGCGATGAACAAGCTCAGGCGTTCAGTAAATTCTTTCGAGCAAGGTCTGCCGTGCAGCGCTCAATTCCGGGAATCGGGTTGGGTCTGATGATCTCCAAGACAATCGTGGCCAAGCACGGCGGCACCATTAGCCTGCTCAGCAAAAAAGGGGCCGGCACCACGGTGAGTTTTGTCCTGCCGGGATGCCTGAGCCCTGCCGCCAGAACCCCCGGACGTGGCCCTGCGGGCGAAGCGGCACGTCAAGACGCACCGTGA
- a CDS encoding glycosyltransferase: MQHQKMIDAGKLPSALQKMTADIRQGAHRAGGGGVTVLVPAHNEADAIIETLESLELQTRRPDRVIVIADNCTDATEQLAADFGAEVISTVGNTDKKAGALNFALNGILADADPDDLILVQDADSQLSPDFIENAVRHLSANDNLGAVGGVFRGGPGGGFVGHLQRNEYARYARDVKRLHGKCLVVTGTAALFRVRTLQGVSTARIMGLLPAGNGHGGIYDTSVLTEDNELSFALLTLGYSIASPADCTLVTEVMPTWRELWAQRLRWKRGAVENCVQYGWTKITRPYWGRQVLSMIGVLVTMAYFSSIAVALGSGQGLHVHAFWMAVTGVFVIERIVTVRLRGWKYMLLAATMYETIIDLFLQVVHAKAYMDAIFNKKKVW, from the coding sequence ATGCAACACCAGAAGATGATTGATGCAGGGAAACTCCCCAGCGCTTTGCAGAAGATGACTGCGGACATCCGCCAGGGTGCCCATCGTGCCGGTGGCGGCGGTGTGACAGTTCTGGTCCCCGCCCACAATGAAGCCGACGCGATCATCGAAACCCTCGAATCGCTGGAACTGCAGACGCGCCGTCCGGACCGTGTGATTGTCATTGCGGATAACTGCACGGATGCCACAGAGCAGCTCGCTGCAGATTTCGGTGCCGAGGTCATCAGCACCGTAGGAAACACTGACAAGAAAGCCGGTGCGCTGAACTTCGCGCTGAACGGGATCCTTGCGGATGCCGATCCGGATGATCTGATTCTGGTGCAGGATGCCGATTCCCAGTTGTCGCCGGACTTTATCGAGAACGCCGTGCGGCACCTGAGCGCCAATGACAACCTCGGCGCTGTCGGCGGTGTTTTTCGCGGCGGTCCCGGTGGCGGGTTCGTTGGTCACCTGCAACGCAATGAGTACGCCCGGTACGCCAGGGATGTGAAGCGGCTCCACGGGAAATGCCTTGTTGTCACAGGCACGGCTGCACTGTTTCGAGTACGCACCCTGCAGGGGGTCTCCACCGCCAGGATCATGGGGCTGCTGCCGGCTGGAAACGGCCACGGCGGCATCTATGACACCTCGGTTCTCACCGAAGACAACGAGCTGTCCTTCGCGCTACTCACCTTGGGCTACAGCATTGCCTCACCCGCCGATTGCACTTTGGTCACCGAGGTCATGCCCACTTGGCGCGAGCTGTGGGCGCAGCGGCTCCGCTGGAAGAGGGGAGCGGTAGAGAACTGCGTGCAGTACGGCTGGACCAAGATTACCCGTCCCTACTGGGGCCGCCAAGTGCTCTCAATGATTGGCGTTCTGGTGACCATGGCGTATTTCTCCTCGATCGCCGTCGCCCTTGGATCGGGTCAGGGCCTGCATGTGCACGCCTTCTGGATGGCTGTGACAGGCGTCTTCGTGATCGAACGGATCGTGACAGTGCGGCTGAGAGGCTGGAAATACATGCTGCTGGCGGCCACCATGTACGAAACAATCATTGATCTCTTCCTGCAGGTGGTTCACGCCAAGGCCTACATGGATGCAATTTTCAACAAGAAGAAAGTCTGGTAA
- a CDS encoding MmgE/PrpD family protein, protein MSLAQKYALHALAPLSLSPERSDWMRALLYDFLAITLGGGERESARSARLAYTPLHSSDGPASVIGYDLKLGVEDAALVNGITAHGLELDDTFEEASLHPGVVIFPALLAVAEEQGTDLGELLDAAAVGYDIMCHVGVVLGAAESYGRGFHPTGVAGAIGASAAVARLRGLTMEQTVNAIGVASNLAAGSLEFLSDGAWTKRLNAGHAAAVGVRAVRLAGAGFIAPESALEGRDGFLTNYGQGFMPERDVPLDAGGYAWRTSIKLYPCCRYMHGNLDLLLDVAKQRPGLTAADITDVELAVIEAGARLVSVPAAAKLHVNSAVDAQFNMFFGAALALTTGTATVEQFDLAAELAPDLLPLMQKVRCVTSPTVEDAFPAAWTAEAQIKLTDGTVLISRTDAYRGSPGARATKEDLLAKAAGLVGSEKAERLLGIYDRPRTESTRSVLGELASPVLESR, encoded by the coding sequence ATGTCCCTCGCGCAAAAATACGCACTTCATGCACTGGCACCGTTGTCGCTTTCACCTGAGCGCAGCGACTGGATGCGAGCGCTTCTCTACGATTTCCTCGCCATCACTCTCGGTGGGGGCGAACGGGAATCTGCGCGCTCTGCCAGACTCGCCTACACACCACTGCATTCATCCGATGGCCCGGCCTCGGTGATCGGCTATGACCTCAAGCTGGGAGTCGAGGATGCGGCGCTCGTCAACGGCATCACCGCCCATGGACTTGAGCTTGACGACACCTTCGAAGAGGCGTCGCTTCACCCCGGTGTGGTGATCTTTCCTGCGCTTCTAGCCGTCGCCGAGGAACAGGGAACCGATCTGGGTGAACTCTTGGACGCGGCCGCCGTCGGGTACGACATCATGTGCCATGTGGGGGTAGTCCTGGGGGCGGCGGAAAGCTACGGTCGCGGTTTTCACCCCACCGGCGTTGCCGGTGCCATTGGCGCAAGTGCCGCTGTGGCGCGGCTTCGGGGGCTGACGATGGAACAGACCGTCAATGCCATCGGTGTTGCCTCGAACCTGGCGGCAGGCTCCCTCGAATTCCTCTCAGACGGGGCATGGACCAAGCGTTTGAACGCTGGCCACGCGGCGGCTGTGGGTGTCCGTGCGGTACGGCTGGCCGGGGCAGGGTTCATCGCCCCGGAATCTGCCCTTGAAGGACGCGATGGATTCCTCACCAACTACGGTCAAGGATTCATGCCAGAACGTGACGTCCCTCTCGACGCTGGCGGTTACGCCTGGCGTACGAGTATCAAGCTCTACCCGTGCTGTCGCTACATGCACGGCAACCTTGATCTACTGCTTGATGTGGCCAAGCAAAGGCCGGGGCTCACCGCTGCCGATATTACCGACGTCGAACTCGCTGTCATTGAGGCCGGGGCCCGTCTTGTCAGCGTTCCTGCCGCAGCGAAACTTCACGTTAATTCGGCCGTCGACGCGCAGTTCAACATGTTCTTCGGCGCCGCGCTCGCCCTCACTACGGGGACCGCAACGGTAGAGCAGTTCGATCTCGCAGCCGAGCTTGCCCCGGACCTCCTGCCCCTGATGCAGAAGGTGCGGTGTGTTACGTCCCCAACAGTTGAAGATGCTTTCCCCGCCGCCTGGACAGCGGAAGCCCAGATCAAACTGACGGACGGCACGGTACTGATTTCAAGGACAGATGCATACCGTGGATCACCTGGGGCTCGCGCTACCAAGGAAGATCTTTTGGCCAAAGCGGCTGGACTTGTTGGCTCTGAAAAGGCAGAAAGGCTTCTCGGTATCTATGACCGCCCGAGGACAGAATCCACACGCTCCGTTCTCGGCGAGCTCGCCTCCCCCGTGTTGGAATCTCGCTGA
- a CDS encoding aldehyde dehydrogenase family protein, whose product MLDTTNSPSTALTVATTAFIDGQHIAAKNTYQNIDPASGAVLGDVSRCDADDVDKAVASARAAQAGWAATKPEVRADLLQALAALILANADELTQLESEDTGKPLTQARTDATVLARYFTFYARAIDSYYGLALPVDENFHVYTRREPLGVCGSVIAWNYPMQLFGRAVAPALATGNTVVIKPADETPRTAVRIAELAIEAGIPAGVLNIVTGIGIEAGAALAAHPGINHIGFVGSTAVGTSIAEAAAQNVIPAVLELGGKSPHIVFPDADLDQAASFITKGILQNAGQTCSAGSRLLVHVDVEEELLAKLKTNFEAVTIGPGSDDLDLGPLVSRKQQKRVNDFVQGANGTIITGGNIPTSFETGAFFEPTIIAGVDATSDIAQNEVFGPVLVAMTFQDEDEAVALANGTDYALMAAVWTKDVSRAHRLARRVQAGQVYVNAYGAGGGVEYPFGGFKKSGYGREKGLESLDAYTATKTVIVKL is encoded by the coding sequence ATGCTTGACACGACAAATTCACCATCCACAGCACTGACTGTGGCAACCACAGCTTTCATTGACGGTCAGCACATAGCCGCAAAAAACACCTACCAGAACATCGATCCAGCGTCGGGAGCCGTCCTCGGAGACGTATCTCGTTGCGACGCGGACGACGTCGACAAGGCCGTGGCTTCCGCCCGTGCCGCACAGGCAGGCTGGGCGGCAACCAAACCCGAAGTCCGCGCAGATTTACTGCAGGCGTTAGCCGCGTTGATCCTTGCCAACGCCGACGAGCTAACCCAACTCGAATCCGAAGATACGGGCAAACCACTCACTCAGGCACGCACTGATGCCACCGTTCTGGCCAGATACTTCACCTTCTATGCCCGGGCCATTGACTCTTACTATGGACTGGCCCTTCCCGTAGACGAGAACTTCCATGTGTACACCCGCCGCGAACCTCTCGGTGTTTGCGGATCGGTCATTGCCTGGAACTACCCCATGCAGCTGTTTGGTCGGGCTGTCGCACCGGCACTCGCCACGGGCAACACAGTCGTGATCAAGCCTGCGGATGAAACACCGCGTACTGCAGTCCGAATCGCCGAACTCGCTATCGAAGCCGGAATCCCGGCTGGCGTACTGAACATTGTTACCGGCATCGGTATCGAGGCCGGCGCGGCACTCGCCGCACACCCGGGAATCAACCATATTGGTTTTGTGGGCTCGACGGCGGTTGGTACCTCAATTGCTGAAGCCGCGGCTCAAAACGTTATCCCGGCAGTGCTAGAACTTGGCGGAAAGAGCCCGCACATCGTCTTCCCAGATGCAGATCTGGACCAGGCTGCGTCCTTCATTACCAAAGGGATCTTGCAAAACGCTGGCCAAACATGTTCGGCAGGTTCCCGTCTCCTTGTTCACGTCGATGTAGAAGAGGAACTACTTGCAAAATTGAAGACGAACTTCGAAGCTGTGACGATTGGTCCGGGCTCCGACGATCTTGATCTGGGCCCGCTGGTCTCGCGCAAACAACAAAAGCGTGTCAATGACTTCGTGCAGGGAGCGAACGGAACGATTATTACCGGCGGAAATATTCCAACGTCGTTTGAAACAGGAGCGTTCTTTGAACCCACCATCATCGCCGGCGTCGACGCCACCTCAGATATTGCTCAGAACGAGGTTTTCGGGCCTGTTCTGGTGGCAATGACTTTTCAAGACGAGGATGAGGCCGTGGCCTTGGCCAACGGGACCGACTATGCGCTCATGGCCGCGGTCTGGACAAAGGACGTTTCACGGGCTCACCGACTCGCCCGACGTGTGCAAGCCGGACAGGTCTATGTGAACGCTTATGGGGCCGGTGGAGGCGTGGAGTACCCATTCGGTGGATTCAAGAAGTCCGGCTATGGACGTGAAAAGGGCCTTGAATCACTGGATGCCTACACGGCCACAAAGACAGTCATTGTGAAACTGTGA